In the Pedosphaera parvula Ellin514 genome, TGCGCTCCTTGATGGCATCGGCGAGTTTTTGGGAGGTGGGACCGAGATTGCTGCCACCTGAACTGGTGGCGTCGTAGCCGTTGCCGGCAGCGGAGGGGCGCGGGATGAAGTATTTATCATCAGCAAAGTTTTGGGCCAGCAGAGCGGAGCCGCGCACGGTGCCGGAAGTATCCACGATCAGACTGCCATTGGCCTTGTTGTGGAAGAAGGTTTGCGCGAGCGCGTAAACAGCCAAAGGATAAAGGCCGCAGCAGACGACCGCGAGAACCAGGACCGCCATGATGGAACTGCGTAATTGGATGAAGAGAAATTTCATAGATTAAGCGAGGTTAAGAGCAGTGATTAGCATATCGATGAGTTTGATGCCGACGAAAGGGACGATGACGCCGCCCAAGCCGTAGATG is a window encoding:
- the kdpC gene encoding K(+)-transporting ATPase subunit C, which gives rise to MKFLFIQLRSSIMAVLVLAVVCCGLYPLAVYALAQTFFHNKANGSLIVDTSGTVRGSALLAQNFADDKYFIPRPSAAGNGYDATSSGGSNLGPTSQKLADAIKERIADYRKKNGLKDSDPVPADAVTDSASGLDPHISLRNAELQSPRVAKIRNLDMDKLQELVHQNTDAADFAILGEPGVNVLKLNLALDQLNVTK